The proteins below come from a single Bremerella sp. JC817 genomic window:
- a CDS encoding efflux RND transporter periplasmic adaptor subunit, giving the protein MESSLHHQNAPRTTEEARQRIESLLDEVAELSDMPLAPDEFYGQLLDRLTFATTALGAAIWTKGPGGHLILAHQSDLAQVYPVGQAAHAMSDDEAYLYQVFTGTEAKTLAGSQQATSAYEMIALPLKVVGESWGVLVLYQKGPLARSVQQTYQRIVQAFGEVAQHFQQQTLLRDFRQHQSDWKRQLDFAGLVHTDLAYDKTAYRIANEARNCLDADRVAVLSLRGGRCRLDAISGVDKAHGRSNTVQTLQRLATEVVRAKQPLLYTGETESLPPQVEAALADYLEESPSKIIAVIPLEEPAAIEADDDAAKRKSSSPIGALVLESIEHLDGAELLRRAEPMVRHAASALANALAYRQVPFASVLRPLGKGLAAVGWYRLPTTLKVLVPVVCLVVALFLIPTDFSIEVHGQLVPKLQRNIFAPSDGYVEEIFVEHGQEVAPDEPLIQLRSNEFQLQRAEIVGQLQTAQAELDAIIVKRSQGMRRDPRSETRSTDTLENLSADQLKLTTQIESLTKRRDLLQKREDELKLLSPIQGQVLDWELEEVLAARPVSRGELLMKVADVQGPWLLELELPDKRTYHVVTAQQQSSEPLEVRFQLVNEPGETYQGLLTDTAAIVDLDENAEQPFVPLLADFDKSQIPHLRHGLSVVGRIDCGQRSIAYVWSYQLVESIRRFLFW; this is encoded by the coding sequence ATGGAATCTTCGTTGCATCATCAGAACGCACCGCGCACGACGGAGGAAGCCCGGCAAAGAATCGAGTCGCTGCTCGATGAGGTTGCCGAACTTTCCGACATGCCTCTTGCGCCGGACGAGTTCTATGGGCAACTGCTCGATCGATTGACGTTCGCGACAACCGCCCTTGGTGCAGCTATCTGGACGAAAGGCCCTGGCGGGCACCTGATCCTTGCGCACCAGTCCGATCTCGCCCAGGTCTATCCGGTCGGTCAGGCCGCCCATGCGATGAGTGACGATGAAGCCTACCTCTACCAGGTCTTCACCGGAACCGAAGCCAAGACCCTCGCCGGCAGCCAGCAGGCAACCTCCGCCTATGAAATGATCGCCTTGCCTTTGAAGGTTGTCGGCGAAAGCTGGGGCGTGCTGGTGCTGTATCAGAAAGGGCCATTGGCTCGTTCGGTGCAGCAGACCTATCAACGCATCGTACAAGCTTTCGGCGAAGTCGCTCAGCACTTTCAACAGCAGACACTGCTACGTGACTTCCGTCAGCATCAATCCGATTGGAAGCGACAGCTCGATTTCGCCGGCCTTGTGCATACCGACCTGGCGTACGACAAAACCGCCTATCGAATTGCCAACGAAGCTCGCAATTGTCTCGATGCCGATCGCGTGGCGGTGTTATCGCTGCGTGGCGGTCGCTGCCGGCTCGATGCGATCTCCGGCGTCGATAAGGCACATGGTCGCTCGAACACCGTGCAAACGTTGCAGCGGTTGGCGACCGAGGTCGTTCGCGCCAAGCAGCCATTGCTCTACACCGGCGAAACCGAATCGCTTCCTCCTCAGGTCGAAGCGGCGCTGGCCGACTACCTGGAAGAGTCTCCCTCGAAGATCATCGCGGTGATTCCCTTGGAAGAACCTGCCGCGATTGAAGCCGACGACGACGCCGCGAAGCGAAAGTCATCGTCGCCGATCGGAGCGTTGGTGCTGGAAAGTATCGAGCATCTCGACGGGGCCGAACTCCTTCGCCGGGCTGAACCGATGGTGCGGCATGCGGCGTCCGCGCTGGCCAATGCTCTAGCCTATCGCCAGGTTCCGTTTGCGTCCGTGCTCCGTCCGCTGGGCAAAGGATTGGCGGCGGTTGGCTGGTATCGGCTGCCCACGACGTTGAAAGTCTTGGTGCCGGTGGTCTGCCTGGTCGTGGCACTGTTTTTGATTCCGACCGATTTCTCGATCGAAGTGCATGGGCAACTAGTCCCGAAGCTACAGCGAAACATCTTCGCCCCGTCCGACGGCTATGTCGAAGAGATCTTCGTGGAACATGGTCAGGAAGTCGCCCCTGACGAGCCACTCATCCAGCTTCGATCGAATGAATTTCAATTGCAACGTGCCGAGATTGTCGGCCAACTGCAAACCGCCCAAGCGGAACTCGACGCCATCATCGTCAAACGTTCGCAAGGGATGCGGCGTGATCCTCGTTCCGAAACTCGCTCGACCGATACGCTCGAGAACCTTTCGGCCGATCAACTGAAGCTGACCACGCAGATCGAAAGCCTGACCAAGCGGCGCGATCTGCTGCAGAAGCGTGAAGACGAACTGAAGTTGCTCAGTCCGATCCAAGGGCAGGTTCTCGACTGGGAACTGGAAGAAGTCCTCGCGGCCCGGCCAGTAAGTCGAGGCGAACTGCTGATGAAGGTTGCCGATGTGCAAGGACCTTGGCTCTTGGAGTTGGAACTGCCTGACAAGCGGACCTATCACGTGGTCACTGCGCAGCAGCAATCGAGCGAGCCGCTGGAAGTTCGATTCCAGTTGGTGAACGAGCCCGGGGAAACCTACCAGGGACTTCTCACCGATACGGCGGCGATCGTCGATCTGGATGAAAACGCCGAGCAGCCGTTCGTGCCGCTGCTGGCCGACTTCGATAAATCGCAGATCCCTCACCTGCGTCACGGACTGAGTGTGGTCGGTCGAATTGATTGTGGTCAACGCTCGATCGCCTACGTCTGGTCCTATCAACTGGTGGAATCGATCCGCCGCTTCCTGTTCTGGTAA
- a CDS encoding HlyD family efflux transporter periplasmic adaptor subunit, which yields MPWIVSHSLRTLGLLCTLIPLVNAQAAEIEVAATLLKIIESVEIPAQQSGVLKSVTAQEGSIVDRGQVIAKIDDDEKRMEVEKARVDFDIAKRESENDVNIRFARKSLEVASAELSRSEEALAIAEKSVSQTEMDRLRLVVEKSRLEIEQSEEKIAIAKLTAQLRDAEMRIVQTQLEKHAIVSPIEGMVVAVFRREGEWVQTSDSVVKVVRIDRLRAEGFIRNEEAMIDLIGTPATVRVEIPNQEPIEVTGKVTFVDPEVDPVNGQVRVWVDLDNKDLKLRPGLRASMTIQSKS from the coding sequence ATGCCTTGGATTGTCTCCCATTCGCTTCGCACTTTAGGTCTTCTTTGCACGCTGATCCCACTGGTCAACGCGCAAGCGGCAGAGATCGAAGTCGCGGCCACGCTGCTTAAGATCATCGAATCGGTCGAGATCCCTGCGCAGCAGTCAGGCGTCTTGAAGTCGGTCACCGCTCAGGAAGGTTCGATCGTCGATCGCGGCCAGGTGATCGCCAAGATCGACGACGACGAGAAGCGGATGGAAGTCGAGAAGGCACGCGTTGATTTCGATATCGCGAAACGCGAATCCGAGAACGACGTCAACATCCGTTTCGCCCGTAAGAGCCTGGAAGTCGCATCGGCGGAGCTTTCACGTTCGGAAGAAGCACTCGCGATCGCGGAAAAAAGCGTTTCGCAAACCGAGATGGATCGCTTGCGGCTGGTGGTCGAGAAGAGTCGACTGGAGATTGAACAGTCGGAAGAGAAGATCGCCATCGCCAAGCTGACCGCGCAGCTGCGTGATGCTGAAATGCGAATCGTGCAGACTCAGCTGGAAAAGCACGCAATTGTCTCACCGATCGAGGGCATGGTGGTTGCCGTGTTTCGCCGCGAGGGAGAATGGGTGCAGACCAGTGACTCGGTTGTGAAGGTCGTGCGGATCGATCGATTGCGGGCCGAGGGTTTTATTCGCAACGAAGAGGCGATGATCGATCTGATCGGAACTCCGGCGACGGTGCGTGTCGAGATCCCGAATCAAGAGCCAATCGAAGTCACCGGGAAGGTCACCTTCGTCGATCCCGAAGTCGACCCGGTCAATGGTCAGGTACGCGTGTGGGTCGATCTCGACAACAAAGATCTGAAGCTCCGTCCAGGCCTGCGGGCCTCGATGACGATTCAATCGAAGTCTTAA
- a CDS encoding protein kinase: MSTFKCPNCHAELPDFQHSAGFCPYCDAKWAGHTSETVPSGLDLSPSEDADNADDALELSPEDLNAQTLELDEDGQPSPNQTIDLPGASRVGDEFIQPPGEDIGHTIEFSSEDTSGTISLDSVEGEGDGFQTLDLGKPEAGDIHSQPTMDVPPAGSEGMQTLDLEGDPNAGRDASHTLAFSVSGDDIQQTVDIGDPNHPVSDDDLNVTFGSEPLSPSDVKRYWAAGDGSPMQTMRTATVSKAKELGVDLRRRILSDQEEGSDYAIINQLGKGGMGVVYAAKQKSLRRRVAVKTLKRDIGQREDDRAKFLSEAVITGILDHPNIVPIHELGQTEDGTLFYSMKCVTGTEWHKAIRNKSEAENLDIFLKVADAMAFAHSKNVIHRDLKPENVMLGEYGEVLVMDWGLAVDLNRKEEFTMGGTPAYMAPEMAKGPLERIGKCSDIYLLGAMLYEIVTGFPPHAASTITECLVAAAQNVIVRSDSTSRLKNIALKAMATSPKLRFNSVALLQEEVRKYQSTAQSIELANTAQHELETAKEAENYELFSRAMFGFEDALKLWSENDVADRGFHEARQEYALCALKKGDFDLGLQLVSPENPDEEPIYNDLVKAKADAERTSRNAKMARFVAVGSLLFALVGASIGLLVINGLRQQAYDAAQVAIAAEQKAKDEAEKATQAKEVATQEKEKATREKEKADNLAVALQAEKDNLVVVNNNLDSANNRLKMLNQDLQMKTATISEQNIELETQRDAIAVQRDRLEVALVDVAQERNRARFAGMFASVGLAQSKVESNDIAAALSLLESVDEEYRGWEWKHLAYLCHPDVPHVDFQVSATAVAMSIDGKWTAIGTEEDGLYLYPTSHATEKDAKANHVAMPDCRITCLRFSPDGSQLWIGTDHPAKYLQVLPLQGNLTTVELAKLNQYSTMPAVSAIEFVPGASSEVMVAVSGRCYLLDSKTLTGKSLIHAENVFDLDVSPSGNQYVHAQEFQGEYRVKRMTVDGSTQDVEELQFNDPVLHCAYLSESCVALALADGSLNLWTGPKQQDTLAFSLPAQVNQFAYDAERKLLSASLADGSLKLFQFDPQSNRLKEFKTLRGHQAAVFASAFHPTQPELVSVSEDKTARFWNYDTYQDRLDLDLQNSVLWASFSQDGSKFVTGDRAGRTQVWDTTAGTDQPLLDMHVSDWTSQNIGKKAISAPLADGKHVVTADPDIGITVWNLATKQAVWSTPTEGGSYRMAPIPLSDQFIYLDQSASQQGATGTKVIAANPQGEKLFAVDSQLEIGQVSELVVSPGGKYFGVRIPNGVRVYAMPTKADKQLGEPVWKVDSGIVQQLAFSSDSELLLGYDSGREEGYLVLYDFIKDTKIRDLPSKENGLPFLQFAVSPDLKHLVVTYNDYYANQPDQRKQTHLSLFALNNPQQALHKATCDGLAAFPSISADNQVVYFVQQHRIGDHDAARWEVTKPQCETLPYSRKGTDDVGTASREVVLVDAFPSNDNQIVVSYSNRDVELWDMTAKKSLERLAPTRPVLFCDFLAHDTQIVSVHVDGLVRLWDARSGAMLDEFDSGYQTLQAAGLNESMLAVGGSAGRIAIIDLAKKEFVQNLANTGYSIDALTWVGGKPDPVLVIASSRMQADEDGGEHQVGSIELVDTKTWSQIGDSFAVHPGRYRSLAVSQDGMRFAATSTDKRVRLWADVPVEEWSTSEPRKLEGHSTDVTGAAFSATGERLITGSFDGALTVWFIDRPELSADDAKKEDAPLPPLHVQQFVPLKGHRKEISSIAFSPDSKMLLTSSIDRSAILWFTTELPKTDAELAAQLGTLGKDAIASAEAESK; this comes from the coding sequence ATGTCGACTTTCAAGTGCCCGAATTGTCACGCGGAATTGCCCGACTTCCAGCATTCCGCCGGCTTCTGCCCCTATTGCGATGCCAAGTGGGCAGGTCACACCTCCGAGACCGTTCCGTCCGGATTGGATCTCTCACCTTCTGAAGATGCAGACAACGCTGACGATGCGCTGGAACTTTCGCCTGAAGATCTGAACGCGCAGACGCTGGAACTCGACGAAGATGGTCAACCTTCCCCCAATCAGACCATCGACCTGCCTGGTGCTTCCCGCGTCGGAGACGAGTTCATCCAGCCGCCTGGCGAAGACATCGGCCACACGATCGAGTTTAGCAGCGAAGATACCTCTGGCACGATTTCGCTCGACAGCGTGGAAGGAGAAGGGGACGGATTTCAGACGCTCGATCTCGGCAAACCGGAAGCTGGTGACATTCACTCGCAGCCGACCATGGACGTGCCGCCGGCTGGTAGCGAAGGAATGCAGACGCTTGATCTGGAAGGTGACCCCAACGCTGGAAGAGATGCGAGCCACACGCTCGCCTTCAGCGTGAGTGGAGACGACATCCAGCAGACTGTCGATATTGGCGACCCCAATCATCCTGTCTCGGATGACGACCTGAATGTTACCTTCGGTTCGGAACCTCTCTCACCGAGTGACGTGAAACGCTACTGGGCTGCAGGCGATGGTTCGCCGATGCAGACGATGCGGACCGCAACAGTCAGCAAAGCGAAAGAGCTGGGCGTTGATCTGCGACGCCGTATTCTGTCGGATCAAGAAGAAGGTTCCGACTACGCCATCATCAACCAGCTTGGCAAAGGCGGAATGGGCGTGGTCTATGCCGCCAAGCAGAAATCGCTGCGGCGACGCGTGGCGGTTAAAACGCTGAAACGGGACATCGGCCAGCGTGAAGACGATCGGGCCAAGTTCCTCAGTGAAGCGGTGATCACCGGGATTCTCGATCACCCGAACATTGTTCCGATCCACGAACTGGGGCAGACCGAAGATGGCACGCTCTTCTATTCGATGAAGTGCGTCACCGGTACTGAGTGGCACAAGGCGATCCGCAACAAGTCGGAAGCCGAGAACCTCGATATCTTCCTGAAGGTGGCCGACGCGATGGCGTTTGCCCACTCGAAGAATGTGATTCACCGCGACTTGAAGCCAGAGAACGTCATGCTTGGCGAGTATGGCGAAGTGCTGGTGATGGACTGGGGCCTGGCGGTCGATCTGAACCGCAAAGAAGAGTTCACCATGGGGGGCACGCCTGCGTACATGGCCCCAGAAATGGCGAAAGGTCCGCTCGAACGCATCGGCAAGTGCAGCGATATCTATTTGCTGGGGGCGATGCTGTATGAAATCGTTACGGGCTTCCCACCGCATGCCGCGTCGACGATCACCGAGTGCCTTGTCGCGGCCGCTCAGAATGTGATCGTCCGTTCCGATTCAACGAGCCGCTTGAAGAACATTGCCTTGAAGGCGATGGCGACTTCGCCGAAGCTGCGTTTCAATTCGGTCGCCTTGCTGCAGGAAGAAGTTCGCAAGTATCAATCGACCGCGCAAAGTATCGAATTGGCGAACACTGCTCAGCACGAACTGGAAACGGCCAAAGAGGCCGAGAACTACGAGCTGTTCTCGCGGGCGATGTTCGGCTTCGAGGATGCCCTGAAGCTGTGGAGCGAGAACGACGTCGCCGATCGAGGTTTCCACGAAGCCCGTCAGGAATATGCTCTCTGCGCGCTGAAGAAGGGTGACTTCGACCTTGGGTTGCAACTTGTCAGTCCCGAGAATCCGGACGAAGAGCCGATCTACAACGATCTGGTCAAAGCCAAGGCCGACGCCGAACGGACCTCGCGCAACGCCAAGATGGCCCGCTTCGTTGCGGTGGGCTCGTTGCTGTTTGCCTTGGTGGGTGCGAGCATCGGTTTGCTGGTGATCAATGGCCTGCGACAACAGGCCTACGATGCGGCTCAAGTCGCCATCGCTGCCGAACAAAAGGCGAAAGACGAAGCCGAGAAAGCAACCCAGGCGAAAGAGGTGGCAACCCAAGAGAAAGAGAAGGCGACCCGAGAAAAGGAGAAGGCCGATAACCTGGCGGTGGCCCTCCAAGCAGAAAAAGACAATCTGGTGGTCGTCAATAATAATCTCGATTCAGCGAACAATCGGCTGAAGATGCTGAATCAGGATTTGCAAATGAAGACGGCGACCATTAGCGAGCAGAATATCGAGCTCGAAACTCAGCGTGATGCCATCGCAGTTCAACGCGACCGGTTGGAAGTTGCTTTGGTCGATGTCGCCCAGGAGCGTAATCGGGCTCGATTTGCCGGTATGTTTGCCTCGGTCGGATTGGCTCAATCGAAGGTCGAGTCCAACGACATCGCGGCTGCCTTATCGCTGCTCGAGAGTGTCGACGAAGAATATCGTGGCTGGGAATGGAAGCACCTCGCGTATCTGTGCCATCCTGACGTGCCGCACGTCGACTTCCAGGTTTCAGCGACGGCCGTGGCGATGTCGATCGACGGCAAGTGGACCGCGATCGGAACGGAAGAGGACGGCTTGTATCTTTACCCGACCAGCCACGCGACCGAGAAGGATGCGAAGGCCAATCATGTGGCGATGCCTGATTGCCGGATCACCTGTCTGCGGTTCTCGCCCGATGGAAGCCAGTTGTGGATCGGGACCGATCATCCGGCGAAGTATTTGCAAGTGCTGCCGCTGCAGGGCAACCTGACCACGGTCGAACTGGCGAAGCTTAACCAATACTCGACCATGCCAGCCGTCAGTGCGATTGAGTTCGTGCCAGGGGCATCTTCAGAGGTGATGGTCGCGGTGAGCGGACGCTGCTATCTGCTTGACTCGAAAACACTGACCGGCAAATCGCTGATCCACGCCGAGAACGTCTTCGATCTCGATGTTTCCCCTAGCGGCAACCAGTATGTCCACGCCCAGGAATTTCAAGGTGAGTATCGCGTCAAGCGCATGACCGTCGATGGCAGCACGCAAGATGTCGAAGAACTGCAGTTCAACGATCCTGTCTTGCACTGTGCTTACCTTTCGGAATCGTGCGTGGCGTTGGCTTTGGCCGACGGCAGTTTGAACCTGTGGACCGGACCGAAGCAGCAAGACACGCTCGCCTTTTCGCTCCCCGCTCAGGTTAATCAGTTCGCTTACGATGCTGAACGGAAATTGCTCTCGGCTTCGCTGGCGGATGGTTCGCTGAAACTATTTCAGTTCGATCCACAAAGCAATCGCTTGAAGGAGTTCAAGACGCTGCGGGGCCATCAGGCCGCCGTCTTCGCTTCCGCCTTCCATCCGACACAGCCAGAACTGGTTTCGGTCTCGGAAGACAAGACCGCTCGATTCTGGAACTACGACACTTACCAAGATCGATTGGACCTCGATCTGCAGAACAGCGTTCTGTGGGCCAGCTTCTCGCAAGATGGAAGCAAGTTCGTTACCGGCGATCGGGCCGGGCGTACCCAGGTCTGGGACACCACCGCAGGCACCGATCAACCGTTGCTCGATATGCACGTGAGCGACTGGACCAGTCAGAATATTGGCAAGAAGGCGATCTCGGCTCCGCTGGCCGATGGTAAGCATGTTGTCACGGCCGATCCCGACATCGGTATTACGGTCTGGAATCTCGCGACGAAACAGGCCGTCTGGAGCACGCCGACCGAAGGTGGCTCGTACCGCATGGCCCCGATTCCACTAAGCGACCAGTTCATCTACCTCGATCAATCGGCTTCCCAACAAGGTGCCACCGGAACCAAGGTGATCGCAGCGAATCCTCAAGGGGAGAAGCTGTTCGCTGTCGACAGTCAGCTCGAAATCGGCCAGGTCTCGGAACTGGTCGTCTCGCCAGGAGGCAAGTACTTTGGTGTCCGTATCCCGAACGGCGTGCGAGTCTACGCCATGCCGACGAAGGCGGACAAGCAACTCGGGGAACCAGTCTGGAAAGTCGACTCCGGTATTGTGCAGCAATTAGCATTCAGCTCCGACAGCGAACTGCTGCTGGGTTACGACTCTGGCCGCGAAGAAGGTTACCTGGTGCTGTATGACTTCATCAAGGACACGAAGATTCGTGATCTGCCGAGCAAAGAGAATGGCTTGCCATTCCTGCAGTTCGCAGTCTCGCCCGACTTGAAGCACCTGGTGGTTACGTACAACGACTATTACGCCAACCAGCCAGATCAGCGAAAGCAAACGCACCTGAGCTTGTTCGCACTCAACAATCCGCAGCAGGCTTTGCACAAAGCGACCTGTGACGGACTGGCGGCGTTTCCTTCAATTTCGGCCGACAACCAGGTTGTCTACTTCGTGCAGCAGCACCGCATTGGCGATCACGACGCTGCCCGCTGGGAAGTGACCAAGCCACAGTGCGAAACGCTGCCTTACTCCCGTAAAGGGACAGATGACGTGGGAACGGCCTCGCGTGAAGTCGTGCTGGTCGATGCGTTTCCCAGCAACGACAACCAAATCGTGGTTTCGTACAGCAATCGCGATGTCGAGCTTTGGGACATGACCGCGAAGAAGAGCCTAGAACGACTAGCTCCGACGCGGCCGGTCCTTTTCTGCGACTTCCTGGCACACGACACGCAAATTGTTTCAGTGCATGTCGATGGCCTGGTGCGTCTGTGGGATGCTCGAAGCGGAGCGATGCTGGACGAGTTCGACTCTGGCTACCAAACTCTGCAAGCGGCTGGTCTTAACGAAAGCATGCTGGCCGTCGGTGGCAGCGCCGGTCGGATTGCGATTATCGATCTGGCGAAGAAAGAATTCGTGCAGAACCTGGCCAATACTGGTTACTCGATCGATGCGTTGACCTGGGTTGGCGGCAAGCCTGACCCCGTGCTGGTAATCGCCAGTAGTCGTATGCAAGCCGACGAAGATGGAGGCGAGCACCAGGTCGGTTCGATCGAACTGGTCGATACCAAGACATGGAGCCAAATCGGCGACTCGTTTGCCGTGCACCCAGGCCGCTACCGTAGCCTGGCGGTGTCGCAGGACGGAATGCGTTTCGCTGCGACCAGTACCGACAAAAGGGTTCGCTTGTGGGCCGATGTTCCGGTCGAAGAGTGGAGCACCAGCGAGCCGCGGAAGCTTGAAGGGCATTCAACCGACGTGACCGGTGCTGCCTTCTCAGCGACCGGCGAACGACTGATTACCGGTAGCTTCGACGGAGCGTTGACGGTTTGGTTTATCGACCGGCCCGAGCTTTCGGCTGATGATGCCAAGAAGGAGGACGCCCCTTTGCCTCCGCTGCACGTGCAACAGTTCGTGCCGCTGAAGGGACATCGCAAAGAGATCTCGTCGATCGCGTTTTCGCCTGATAGCAAGATGCTGCTGACGTCGTCGATCGATCGCAGTGCGATCTTGTGGTTCACGACAGAACTGCCCAAAACCGACGCCGAACTGGCGGCTCAGCTGGGCACTCTCGGGAAGGATGCGATCGCCTCTGCCGAGGCAGAATCGAAGTAG
- a CDS encoding FHA domain-containing protein produces MRVGRTTRSELTVPEDPHLSGLHFSISLEEDRIMLKDLQSRNGTFVNGAKVGAAMQLHDGDVIVAGKTQFQIVVVSDQTGSQSGDVPPQTSVPMPETASRGSFSAVVDYDRTESISPENNPFFGGSSKPTAVPTGVPSYPRLSSHSFKDIRRHAGLGSDFPGRRAAEDGSEEDADMSASSPEPPAAASASDSMTHRPISAAELSRGLQIRYETRMAPSGMTYFCPRSEVKPPTDVADFIGQSRFLYAVVNFGRLQPQQQPSFYNEAMALGAVQLSSTQLLIPKRDVESFHSILQQTWGQDAMICMGSRLNKLEFMSLAYRLSNELASPTQLLNHLYSDGQFISTGQLDGISAVLLEIERGARWVIFKNDSEIRTWRTLGLPCPPELVG; encoded by the coding sequence GTGCGCGTAGGGCGCACCACCCGGTCCGAGCTGACCGTGCCCGAAGATCCCCATCTTTCCGGTCTGCATTTCTCGATCTCGCTGGAAGAAGATCGGATCATGCTCAAGGACCTGCAAAGCCGTAACGGGACCTTCGTCAATGGTGCGAAGGTCGGCGCGGCGATGCAACTGCACGATGGCGACGTGATCGTCGCTGGCAAAACGCAGTTTCAAATCGTGGTGGTAAGCGATCAAACCGGGAGCCAAAGCGGCGACGTTCCGCCGCAAACTTCCGTACCGATGCCAGAAACCGCTTCCCGGGGCTCGTTTTCCGCCGTCGTCGACTACGACCGGACCGAGTCGATTTCACCTGAAAACAACCCGTTCTTCGGTGGCAGCAGCAAGCCAACGGCCGTGCCGACTGGCGTACCAAGTTATCCACGACTGAGCAGCCACTCGTTCAAAGACATCCGCCGCCATGCTGGCCTGGGAAGCGACTTCCCAGGTCGCCGTGCTGCCGAAGATGGTAGCGAAGAAGACGCGGACATGTCTGCCTCGAGCCCAGAGCCGCCCGCTGCGGCCTCTGCCAGCGATTCGATGACGCATCGGCCCATTTCGGCGGCCGAGCTCTCTCGCGGGCTCCAGATTCGCTACGAGACCCGGATGGCTCCTTCCGGCATGACTTACTTCTGCCCACGCAGCGAAGTCAAACCACCGACCGACGTCGCCGATTTCATCGGCCAAAGCCGATTTTTGTACGCCGTGGTCAACTTCGGACGCCTGCAACCGCAGCAGCAGCCTTCGTTTTACAACGAAGCGATGGCCCTGGGGGCCGTCCAACTGTCCAGTACGCAGCTCTTAATTCCGAAAAGAGATGTCGAGTCGTTCCACTCGATACTGCAGCAGACCTGGGGACAAGATGCAATGATCTGCATGGGGAGCCGGCTGAACAAGCTGGAGTTCATGAGCCTCGCCTATCGTCTCTCGAACGAGTTGGCGAGCCCGACCCAGTTGCTGAACCATCTCTATTCCGATGGCCAGTTCATCAGCACCGGGCAACTCGACGGCATCTCGGCCGTGCTGCTCGAAATTGAACGAGGTGCTCGCTGGGTGATCTTCAAGAACGACTCCGAGATTCGCACCTGGCGAACGCTCGGATTGCCATGCCCGCCAGAACTGGTCGGCTAA